A region of Macaca thibetana thibetana isolate TM-01 chromosome 20, ASM2454274v1, whole genome shotgun sequence DNA encodes the following proteins:
- the CDT1 gene encoding DNA replication factor Cdt1: protein MEQRRVTDFFARRRPGPHIAPPKLACRTPSPARPALRAPDSATSGSRKRARPPAAPGRDQAGPPARRRLRLSADAVSSPSSPEAPDSLEAPDIPACPSLGQKIKKSTPAAGQPRQLTSSQNQDTISELASCLQRARELGARVRVLKSSAQDAGESCTPEAKGRPEEPCGEKAPAYQRFHALAQPGPPGLVLPYKYQVLAEMFRSMDTIVGMLHNRSETPTFAKVQRGVQDMMRRRFEERNVGQIKTVYPASYCFRQERGVPTFKDGVKRSDYQLTIEPLLEQEADGAAPQLTASRLLQRRQIFSQKLVEHVKEHHKAFLASLRPPMVVPEDQLTRWHPRFNVDEVPDIEPAVLPQPPATEKLTTAQEVLARARSLMSPRMEKALSQLALRSAEPSSPGLPRPALPDTPPATPPAASPSALKGVSQDLLERVRAKEAQKQLAQMTRCPEQEQRLQRLERLPELARVLRSVFVSERKPALSMEVACARMVGSCRTAMSPGEMEKHLLLLSELLPDWLSLHHIRTDTYVKLDKAADLASITARLAHQARAEEGL, encoded by the exons ATGGAGCAGCGCCGCGTCACCGACTTCTTTGCGCGCCGCCGCCCCGGGCCCCACATCGCGCCGCCCAAGCTGGCCTGCCGCACGCCCAGCCCCGCCAGACCCGCACTCCGCGCCCCGGACTCCGCCACCAGCGGCAGCCGCAAgcgcgcccgcccgcccgccgcccCCGGACGCGACCAGGCCGGGCCGCCGGCCCGCCGGAGGCTGCGGCTGTCGGCGGACGCG GTTTCCAGCCCCAGTTCCCCCGAGGCCCCTGACTCCCTCGAGGCCCCAGACATCCCAGCCTGCCCTTCTCTGGGCCAGAAGATAAAGAAATCCACCCCGGCAGCAGGTCAGCCACGCCAGCTGACGTCCTCGCAGAACCAG GACACCATCTCTGAGCTTGCGTCATGCCTCCAACGGGCCCGGGAGCTGGGGGCAAGAGTCCGAGTGCTGAAGTCCAGTGCCCAGGATGCTGGGGAGTCCTGTACCCCAGAGGCCAAGGGCCGCCCTGAGGAGCCATG TGGCGAGAAGGCGCCCGCCTACCAGCGCTTCCATGCCCTGGCCCAGCCTGGTCCACCGGGGCTCGTGCTGCCCTACAAGTACCAGGTGCTGGCGGAGATGTTCCGCAGCATGGACACCATTGTGGGCATGCTCCACAACCGCTCTGAGACGCCCACCTTTGCCAAGGTCCAGCGGGGCGTGCAGGACATGATGCGCAG GCGTTTTGAGGAGCGTAATGTTGGCCAGATCAAAACCGTGTACCCGGCCTCCTACTGCTTCCGCCAGGAGCGCGGTGTCCCCACCTTCAAGGATGGTGTTAAGAGATCAGATTATCAGCTCACCATCGAGCCACTGCTGGAGCAGG AGGCTGACGGAGCAGCCCCTCAGCTCACGGCCTCGCGCCTCCTGCAGCGACGGCAGATCTTCAGCCAGAAGCTGGTGGAGCACGTCAAGGAGCACCACAAG GCCTTCCTGGCCTCCCTGAGGCCCCCCATGGTGGTGCCGGAGGACCAGCTGACCCGCTGGCACCCACGCTTCAACGTGGATGAAGTGCCCGACATCGAGCCAGCTGTGCTGCCCCAGCCACCCGCCACGGAGAAACTCACCACTGCTCAGGAGGTGCTGGCCCGGGCCCGCAGCCTGATGTCACCCAGG ATGGAGAAGGCCTTGAGTCAATTGGCCCTGCGCTCTGCTGAGCCCAGCAGCCCTGGGCTCCCCAGGCCAGCACTGCCGGATACCCCACCAGCCACCCCGCCTGCAGCCTCTCCCAGCGCTCTGAAGGGGGTGTCCCAGGATCTGCTGGAGCGG GTCCGAGCCAAGGAGGCACAGAAGCAGCTGGCACAGATGACGCGGTGCCCGGAGCAGGAGCAGCGGCTGCAGCGCCTAGAACGGCTGCCTGAGCTGGCCCGCGTGCTGCGGAGCGTCTTTGTGTCCGAACGCAAGCCTGCGCTCAGCATGGAGGTGGCCTGTGCCAGGATGGTGGGCAGCTGTCGCACTGCCATGAGCCCCG GGGAGATGGAGAAACACCTGCTGCTCCTCTCCGAGCTCCTGCCAGACTGGCTCAGCCTTCACCACATTCGCACCGACACCTACGTCAAGCTGGACAAGGCCGCGGACCTGGCCAGCATCACTGCACGCCTGGCCCACCAGGCCCGCGCTGAAGAGGGGCTGTGA
- the APRT gene encoding adenine phosphoribosyltransferase isoform X1 — protein MADPELQLVERRIRSFPDFPTPGVLFRDISPVLKDPASFRAAIGLLARHLKATHGGRIDYIAGLDSRGFLFGPSLAQELGLGCVLIRKRGKLPGPTVWASYALEYGKAELEIQKDALEPGQRVVVVDDLLATGGTMHAACELLGRLQAEVLECVSLVELTSLKGREKLAPVPFFSLLQYE, from the exons ATGGCGGACCCCGAGCTGCAGCTGGTTGAGCGGCGGATCCGCAGCTTCCCCGACTTCCCCACCCCGGGCGTGTTATTCAG GGACATCTCGCCGGTCCTGAAGGACCCCGCCTCCTTCCGCGCCGCCATCGGCCTCCTGGCGCGACACCTGAAGGCGACCCACGGGGGCCGCATCGACTACATCGCAG GCCTAGACTCCCGAGGCTTCCTCTTTGGCCCCTCCCTGGCCCAGGAGCTTGGACTGGGCTGTGTGCTCATCCGAAAGCGGGGGAAGCTGCCAGGCCCCACTGTGTGGGCCTCCTATGCCCTGGAGTACGGGAAG GCTGAGCTGGAGATCCAGAAAGATGCCCTGGAGCCAGGACAGAGGGTGGTCGTCGTGGATGATCTGCTGGCCACTGGTG GAACCATGCACGCCGCCTGTGAGCTGCTGGGCCGCCTGCAGGCCGAGGTCCTAGAGTGCGTGAGCCTGGTGGAGCTGACCTCGCTTAAGGGCAGGGAGAAGCTGGCTCCTGTacccttcttctctctcctgcagtATGAGTGA
- the APRT gene encoding adenine phosphoribosyltransferase isoform X2, giving the protein MADPELQLVERRIRSFPDFPTPGVLFRDISPVLKDPASFRAAIGLLARHLKATHGGRIDYIAGLDSRGFLFGPSLAQELGLGCVLIRKRGKLPGPTVWASYALEYGKGLAWSTQSLQPRPAGDLTLPSPGTMHAACELLGRLQAEVLECVSLVELTSLKGREKLAPVPFFSLLQYE; this is encoded by the exons ATGGCGGACCCCGAGCTGCAGCTGGTTGAGCGGCGGATCCGCAGCTTCCCCGACTTCCCCACCCCGGGCGTGTTATTCAG GGACATCTCGCCGGTCCTGAAGGACCCCGCCTCCTTCCGCGCCGCCATCGGCCTCCTGGCGCGACACCTGAAGGCGACCCACGGGGGCCGCATCGACTACATCGCAG GCCTAGACTCCCGAGGCTTCCTCTTTGGCCCCTCCCTGGCCCAGGAGCTTGGACTGGGCTGTGTGCTCATCCGAAAGCGGGGGAAGCTGCCAGGCCCCACTGTGTGGGCCTCCTATGCCCTGGAGTACGGGAAG ggGCTGGCCTGGAGCACCCAGTCTCTACAGCCCAGGCCAGCTGGGGACCTCACCCTCCCATCCCCAGGAACCATGCACGCCGCCTGTGAGCTGCTGGGCCGCCTGCAGGCCGAGGTCCTAGAGTGCGTGAGCCTGGTGGAGCTGACCTCGCTTAAGGGCAGGGAGAAGCTGGCTCCTGTacccttcttctctctcctgcagtATGAGTGA